One genomic segment of Trichococcus shcherbakoviae includes these proteins:
- a CDS encoding DNA repair exonuclease, with protein sequence MITFIHTADLHLDSPFKGIKQLEPQLFDAIYQSTFDSFRELVTQAIAAQVDFFLISGDIYDEENQSVKAQAFLRDELGRLDRSGIPVYLSHGNHDFLGRESLKLQLPGNVTVFEKAVTTEILTTKAGERVAITGFSYPSRWVEERMIVEYPNRNHSVDYHIGMLHGYLEGLNSSEGVYAPFSLGELNARNYDYWALGHIHKRQQLQTAPPVVYCGNTQGRNPNETEAKGAYLVTLRKGMAPALSFIPTAPIVWEKETVSLLGCKTLNDAFARIEERMDYYRSQSESSVLLSLLFTDIQELHPDVVKKIEDEEILEGVRQRLERPFIYLYQLKIAVDTEKELFSFDQVMKESFSKSWTEISADDVFYQQLDNFFQHPLMRTTFPDLKKDRSFKEEVLAAAKTRLVQAVAFEEEDSEDTED encoded by the coding sequence GTGATTACATTTATCCATACAGCGGATCTCCATCTGGATAGCCCTTTTAAGGGGATAAAACAGCTGGAACCGCAACTTTTTGATGCCATTTACCAGTCCACTTTTGATTCCTTTCGGGAATTGGTGACGCAAGCCATCGCGGCCCAAGTGGATTTTTTTCTGATCAGCGGGGATATCTACGATGAGGAGAATCAGAGCGTAAAAGCGCAGGCCTTCCTGAGGGATGAATTGGGCCGACTGGATCGTTCAGGCATCCCGGTTTATTTGTCTCATGGGAACCATGATTTTCTCGGAAGGGAATCGCTCAAACTGCAGCTTCCAGGAAATGTCACAGTCTTCGAAAAAGCGGTCACGACAGAAATCCTGACCACTAAAGCAGGGGAACGGGTGGCCATTACCGGCTTCAGTTATCCTTCCAGATGGGTCGAGGAACGGATGATCGTTGAATACCCGAACCGGAATCATAGCGTGGATTACCATATCGGAATGCTGCATGGCTATCTCGAAGGCTTGAACTCTTCAGAAGGCGTCTATGCGCCATTTTCGTTGGGCGAGTTGAACGCGAGAAATTATGATTATTGGGCTTTGGGACATATCCACAAAAGGCAGCAGCTGCAGACGGCTCCGCCTGTCGTCTATTGCGGCAATACGCAAGGGCGCAATCCGAATGAAACCGAAGCGAAAGGCGCTTACCTGGTGACGCTCCGGAAAGGGATGGCTCCTGCATTGTCGTTCATCCCAACGGCGCCGATCGTCTGGGAGAAAGAGACAGTGTCGTTGCTTGGATGCAAAACCCTGAATGATGCATTCGCGCGCATCGAGGAACGCATGGACTACTATCGCTCCCAGAGTGAATCAAGTGTGCTGTTGTCGCTGCTGTTCACGGATATCCAGGAGCTGCATCCCGATGTCGTCAAAAAGATCGAGGATGAGGAGATATTGGAGGGTGTCAGACAACGGTTGGAGCGGCCTTTCATCTATCTGTATCAGTTGAAAATTGCGGTCGATACGGAAAAGGAACTATTTTCCTTTGATCAGGTCATGAAGGAAAGTTTTTCGAAAAGTTGGACGGAAATCAGCGCAGATGACGTATTCTATCAACAGCTGGACAACTTTTTCCAACATCCGCTCATGAGGACTACTTTCCCTGATTTAAAAAAAGACCGAAGCTTCAAAGAGGAAGTGCTGGCTGCAGCAAAGACCAGACTGGTGCAGGCGGTCGCGTTTGAGGAGGAAGACAGTGAAGATACGGAAGATTGA
- a CDS encoding AAA family ATPase, translating into MKIRKIEIYGYGKWVNRTFDGVQDLQVFHGKNEAGKSTLSSFINSILFGFPSARKKDQNLYVPKQAQAYGGRLFLEDTRFGDVIVERVKDRNKGQALVTLPDGVQQTTKNLGRFLLGMDRETFESLYTFKIDSLLSLKKTQKDDLNHYLLSIGTSGSERLLQLAKEYRDEAAKRFKPTGSVPPLNKKIQAAEKLQRKLQQAKAKNATYETSLLHLSDSQKQQAELLSRQQELEQEQTAIAESLRLADSYQEWKRLNKEITAVDYSEVPEDARYQWQNQQEKMAASIQAQTQLQERLAQLQKQLGEYVQVEWYKVHQSEFAALLHSAAKTQADLNKMTYLENEISNNKADLAKQKMALGLNLALPAPEPLKEEERGRLQQLAQDIRQIEEQLLRLDHNIGFHAEQLETLQQEETRLQHEKLTDEAYATLQSDVQQPNQRIAAPVPTKRNPLGMLFLAAAVFLVLSFVLADFRVIAWALSAVLAVGGAILTRRKQQTQTKDVASQEGSSENAMEQFLKQAAVRERISAVTRELEELQDKFLELLNSREETEERGNMLQTEWTTFLQQKGYPARMTARELLQLDPGAVLAEKAALIINQEAEMSDLNFAVDKWNEQTAFIRSRFHFEHLTVTEMVARFSEIQNAVVLEENMAANVQDKINELQQELEQIQRDLAESHQQRQRLLDQANAKTEAEFYQLLALKEKQEQNLKRKELLDEQVNGREQLLDRYGDAKKSADLYEKNELEMQQLKTELSKLQRTEVELKHQLEQLEEGGTYSALLQEFALAETELRDLAIEWAGLVTAGEWIEGALRYGKEDRLPLMLDDTITFFSRLTEGAYTGIAFQKNGMKVQRKDGTTFLPNELSQGTVEQLYIALRLAFVRNTADIVSMPILIDDGFVNFDEDRKNIMFTLLEELSEDVQVLFFTFDDVCVQRFSQKQVYMLK; encoded by the coding sequence GTGAAGATACGGAAGATTGAAATATACGGCTACGGGAAATGGGTGAACCGGACATTTGATGGTGTGCAGGATCTGCAGGTCTTCCACGGAAAAAATGAAGCCGGCAAAAGCACCTTGTCATCCTTCATCAACAGCATCCTCTTCGGGTTTCCCAGTGCCCGCAAGAAAGATCAGAATCTGTACGTCCCGAAACAAGCGCAAGCATACGGCGGTCGCTTATTTTTGGAGGACACGCGGTTCGGGGATGTCATCGTTGAGCGGGTGAAGGACCGCAATAAAGGGCAGGCCCTCGTCACGCTGCCGGATGGTGTGCAGCAGACGACAAAAAATCTCGGGCGTTTCCTGTTGGGGATGGACAGGGAGACTTTTGAGTCGTTATACACATTCAAAATAGACAGTCTGCTTTCCTTGAAAAAAACCCAAAAAGACGACCTCAACCATTATCTGTTGAGCATCGGCACCAGCGGGAGCGAACGTTTGCTGCAATTAGCCAAAGAATACCGGGATGAAGCCGCGAAACGCTTCAAACCGACAGGCAGCGTTCCGCCTTTGAACAAGAAGATACAGGCTGCTGAAAAACTGCAAAGGAAGCTTCAGCAAGCAAAAGCGAAAAATGCGACCTATGAAACGTCGCTGCTGCATTTATCGGACAGCCAAAAGCAGCAGGCCGAACTATTATCCCGTCAACAGGAACTGGAGCAGGAACAAACCGCAATCGCAGAAAGCTTGCGGTTGGCGGACAGCTATCAGGAGTGGAAACGGCTGAACAAGGAAATTACGGCTGTCGACTACAGTGAAGTGCCGGAAGATGCCCGTTACCAGTGGCAGAACCAGCAGGAAAAAATGGCCGCGTCGATCCAAGCGCAAACGCAACTCCAGGAAAGGTTAGCGCAGCTGCAGAAACAGTTGGGCGAATATGTCCAGGTGGAATGGTACAAGGTGCATCAATCGGAGTTTGCGGCTTTGCTGCACAGTGCAGCCAAAACGCAAGCGGATCTGAATAAGATGACTTATCTGGAAAATGAGATCAGCAACAACAAGGCTGATTTGGCCAAACAAAAAATGGCCTTGGGGTTGAATCTGGCCCTGCCCGCTCCGGAGCCGCTTAAGGAAGAAGAACGCGGGCGGTTGCAGCAGCTTGCGCAGGACATCCGACAGATCGAAGAACAGCTGCTTCGCTTGGACCACAATATCGGTTTTCATGCGGAACAGCTGGAAACCCTCCAGCAAGAAGAGACTCGCCTCCAACACGAGAAGCTTACTGATGAAGCGTATGCCACGCTGCAAAGCGATGTGCAACAGCCGAATCAAAGAATTGCTGCACCCGTCCCAACGAAAAGAAATCCGCTCGGCATGCTGTTTTTGGCTGCGGCTGTATTTTTAGTCCTGTCTTTTGTTCTGGCAGACTTCCGGGTAATTGCATGGGCGTTGTCTGCTGTGCTTGCTGTCGGTGGGGCTATCCTGACCAGAAGGAAGCAACAGACACAAACGAAGGACGTTGCCTCCCAAGAAGGCTCCTCCGAAAATGCGATGGAGCAATTTCTGAAGCAGGCCGCTGTCAGGGAAAGAATCTCGGCTGTAACAAGAGAGCTCGAAGAGTTGCAGGATAAGTTTTTGGAACTTTTGAACAGCCGGGAAGAAACGGAAGAGCGCGGAAACATGCTCCAAACCGAATGGACGACTTTCCTGCAGCAGAAAGGCTATCCGGCCCGAATGACGGCAAGGGAACTCCTGCAATTGGACCCCGGTGCCGTTTTGGCGGAGAAGGCCGCTCTGATAATCAATCAGGAAGCCGAAATGAGCGATCTTAATTTTGCCGTGGATAAATGGAACGAGCAAACTGCGTTCATCCGCAGCCGTTTCCACTTTGAACATCTGACAGTCACTGAAATGGTCGCACGCTTCTCCGAGATACAGAATGCCGTCGTTTTGGAAGAAAATATGGCTGCGAATGTTCAGGATAAAATCAATGAACTGCAGCAAGAGTTGGAACAGATCCAACGCGACCTTGCCGAGTCCCATCAACAGAGACAGCGGCTATTGGATCAGGCAAACGCAAAAACGGAAGCGGAATTCTACCAGTTGTTGGCTCTGAAGGAAAAGCAGGAGCAGAACCTCAAGCGCAAAGAATTGCTGGATGAGCAAGTCAATGGGCGCGAGCAACTTTTGGATCGTTATGGCGATGCCAAGAAAAGCGCGGATCTTTACGAAAAGAATGAACTGGAAATGCAGCAGTTGAAGACTGAATTGTCGAAACTGCAGCGGACTGAGGTTGAACTGAAGCATCAGCTGGAACAATTGGAAGAAGGCGGTACTTACAGTGCCTTGCTGCAGGAGTTCGCTTTGGCAGAAACCGAGCTGAGGGACCTTGCCATCGAGTGGGCCGGTTTGGTTACCGCCGGAGAATGGATCGAAGGGGCATTGCGGTACGGGAAAGAGGATCGCCTGCCGCTGATGTTGGATGATACCATAACCTTTTTCAGTCGGTTGACGGAAGGTGCATACACCGGCATCGCGTTCCAAAAGAACGGCATGAAGGTGCAGCGTAAGGACGGAACGACCTTCTTACCGAATGAATTGTCGCAGGGAACGGTGGAACAGTTGTACATTGCTCTGCGGCTTGCATTTGTGAGGAACACTGCCGATATCGTCAGCATGCCGATCTTGATCGATGATGGTTTTGTGAACTTCGATGAGGATAGGAAAAATATCATGTTTACGTTGCTGGAAGAGTTGAGCGAAGACGTGCAGGTGCTCTTTTTCACGTTCGACGACGTTTGCGTACAACGATTTTCACAGAAACAAGTATACATGTTAAAATAG
- a CDS encoding 3'-5' exoribonuclease YhaM family protein, whose translation MAKKIYEHEIDDNFEIYVLIKSADIRLAKNGKKFIAFTFQDRSGQIDGKYWDAKEEDIQQFQAGQVVAVTGKREMYQNNPQLRITKLRLAREGEPNRPELYMERAPLKSEEMVEEVSQILFEITSAPINRIVRHILKKYQREFFEYPAAKRHHHAIVGGLGFHTVSILRMAKTVIQHYPSVNKSLLYGGVILHDIGKTIELSGSMSTEYTLKGNLIGHIVLIDEEITKACLSLNIDEDSEEVILLKHIVLAHHGKQEFGSPVTPHLLEAEIIHHLDNLDASINMIDTALLRTTPGTFSERIFGLENRSFYKPVFTQATEEGQ comes from the coding sequence GTGGCCAAAAAAATATATGAACACGAAATAGATGATAATTTTGAAATTTATGTGCTGATCAAAAGTGCGGATATCCGTCTGGCAAAAAACGGCAAGAAATTCATCGCTTTTACTTTTCAGGACCGCAGCGGTCAGATTGACGGGAAGTATTGGGACGCAAAAGAGGAGGATATCCAGCAATTCCAGGCTGGCCAAGTCGTTGCCGTAACCGGCAAACGGGAAATGTATCAGAATAATCCTCAACTGCGCATCACAAAACTAAGGCTAGCCCGCGAAGGGGAACCAAACAGACCTGAACTCTATATGGAGCGTGCTCCGTTGAAATCTGAAGAAATGGTGGAGGAAGTCAGCCAAATCCTTTTTGAGATCACGAGCGCACCAATCAATCGGATTGTCCGTCATATACTCAAAAAATATCAACGGGAATTTTTCGAGTATCCCGCTGCAAAACGTCACCATCACGCTATCGTTGGCGGACTCGGTTTCCATACGGTATCGATCTTGCGGATGGCAAAAACGGTCATTCAACATTACCCATCAGTCAATAAGTCTTTGCTGTACGGGGGAGTGATTCTCCACGACATCGGAAAAACGATCGAGTTGAGCGGCAGCATGTCGACCGAGTACACGCTGAAAGGGAATCTGATCGGGCATATCGTCCTGATTGATGAAGAAATCACCAAAGCTTGTCTGTCACTGAACATCGATGAGGACAGCGAAGAAGTAATCTTGTTGAAACATATTGTTCTGGCGCATCACGGTAAACAGGAATTCGGATCACCGGTAACGCCGCATCTTTTGGAAGCCGAAATCATCCATCACCTTGATAATTTGGATGCTTCCATCAATATGATCGACACGGCCTTATTGCGCACGACACCGGGAACGTTCAGCGAGCGGATTTTCGGGCTGGAGAACCGCAGTTTCTATAAGCCGGTTTTTACGCAAGCTACTGAAGAAGGGCAATAA
- a CDS encoding peptidylprolyl isomerase, whose protein sequence is MKKKLALTSVAFLTAITLAGCATGETVATTPAGDITKDELYDAMKASIGETVLQRLILIDVLNDKIGDNELEAETEAELLTTIEQYGGEETFNYILSQSGFANKDEYQDVLYLNKLIEAAVRAETTFTDEEVEAYYEAYQPQINVQHILVADEATAVDLINQINAGADFAELAKANSTDTATAENGGETGLFGAGEMVAAFEEAAYALEVGEVTQTPVATEYGYHIIKMIEKTEKGTLEEERENIETVMMDEKLADNDYLTSVMSKIVQAANVEIKDEDLAAAIDQFLPAEETTSSDATSEATTSEEASSEASSEATSATEEAESATSESAN, encoded by the coding sequence ATGAAAAAAAAATTAGCATTGACGTCCGTTGCTTTCTTGACGGCCATCACATTAGCAGGCTGCGCGACTGGCGAAACTGTCGCAACGACTCCAGCAGGCGATATCACAAAAGATGAATTATACGACGCAATGAAAGCCTCAATCGGCGAAACTGTCTTGCAACGTTTGATTCTGATCGACGTATTGAACGATAAAATCGGAGACAATGAATTAGAAGCTGAAACAGAAGCTGAACTGTTGACTACCATCGAACAATACGGCGGAGAAGAAACTTTCAACTACATCTTGTCACAATCAGGCTTTGCAAATAAAGATGAATACCAAGATGTATTGTATCTGAACAAACTGATCGAAGCAGCCGTAAGAGCTGAAACGACTTTCACGGATGAAGAAGTGGAAGCCTATTACGAAGCTTACCAACCACAAATCAACGTACAGCATATCTTGGTTGCGGATGAGGCAACTGCTGTAGATTTGATCAACCAAATCAATGCAGGCGCGGATTTCGCGGAATTAGCTAAGGCCAACTCCACCGACACAGCCACTGCTGAAAACGGCGGAGAAACAGGATTGTTCGGAGCAGGCGAGATGGTCGCAGCATTCGAAGAAGCCGCTTATGCGCTTGAAGTCGGTGAAGTGACACAAACACCAGTCGCTACCGAATACGGCTACCACATCATCAAGATGATCGAGAAGACTGAAAAAGGAACATTGGAAGAAGAGCGCGAAAACATCGAAACAGTGATGATGGACGAAAAACTTGCCGACAATGATTACCTGACATCCGTCATGTCCAAAATCGTCCAAGCAGCGAATGTTGAAATCAAGGACGAAGACTTGGCAGCAGCGATCGATCAATTCTTGCCTGCTGAAGAAACAACCTCATCAGACGCAACATCCGAAGCAACAACTTCAGAAGAAGCTAGTTCAGAAGCTAGTTCAGAAGCAACTTCTGCAACTGAAGAAGCGGAATCAGCTACATCCGAATCTGCAAACTAA
- a CDS encoding aldo/keto reductase: MGVFDLEKEIKNITFSNGVTIPQLGLGVFKMKDEKELSEAIRVALEAGYRHFDTAMIYENEAIVGQALKESSIPREEIFLTSKVWNYDHGYEETKAAFQASLDRLGTDYLDLYLIHWASANYIETWKAMEELYNAGKIKAIGVSNFQIHHLEDLMSHTEIIPMINQIETHPAFPQDELRAFMAQHAIIHEAWGPLGQGKNDLLTQAVLLELAEQYGKTPAQIVLRWHIERGIVVIPKSVTPSRIRENRDIFDFSLSKEDMDKVATLNTGERYSGNPDDQEFLTRTSIRPN, translated from the coding sequence ATGGGAGTGTTCGATTTGGAAAAAGAAATCAAGAATATCACCTTCAGCAACGGCGTAACCATCCCGCAACTGGGCTTGGGCGTCTTCAAGATGAAAGACGAAAAGGAACTGAGTGAAGCGATCCGCGTTGCTTTGGAGGCTGGCTACCGCCATTTCGACACCGCGATGATTTACGAGAACGAAGCTATTGTGGGACAAGCTTTGAAAGAAAGCAGCATCCCAAGGGAAGAAATCTTCTTGACCTCAAAAGTTTGGAATTATGACCACGGCTACGAGGAAACCAAAGCGGCTTTCCAGGCCAGTCTGGACCGTTTGGGCACGGATTATCTTGATCTTTATCTGATCCACTGGGCTTCCGCAAACTACATCGAGACTTGGAAAGCGATGGAAGAATTGTACAATGCAGGCAAAATCAAAGCCATCGGTGTCTCCAATTTTCAGATTCATCATCTCGAGGATCTGATGTCGCACACGGAAATCATCCCAATGATCAATCAGATTGAAACGCACCCTGCCTTTCCACAGGATGAACTGCGGGCTTTCATGGCGCAGCACGCAATCATCCATGAAGCTTGGGGTCCGCTTGGGCAAGGCAAAAATGACCTATTGACGCAAGCTGTGCTCCTTGAGCTTGCGGAGCAGTATGGCAAGACACCTGCCCAAATCGTTTTACGCTGGCATATCGAACGCGGCATCGTCGTCATACCGAAATCGGTCACGCCGAGCCGTATCCGAGAAAACCGCGACATCTTCGATTTCAGCTTATCAAAAGAGGATATGGACAAGGTCGCGACCCTCAATACCGGCGAAAGGTACTCCGGGAATCCCGACGATCAGGAATTCCTGACCAGAACCTCAATCCGCCCGAATTGA
- a CDS encoding MarR family winged helix-turn-helix transcriptional regulator — translation MKCEMSSAFCQWLEINNFHLKVESTLEKSLQTNHNLSLKEFYVLYFLSQEAEKKLKLQDLEEKVGLSQSAVSRLVSKFEAKGCGALERNVCEQDRRIIYTTLTKTGAAKLDAAAATVEQVLTESFAAMPIQALFKLSDNQTK, via the coding sequence GTGAAATGTGAAATGAGTTCTGCGTTTTGCCAATGGCTGGAAATCAATAATTTTCATCTGAAAGTCGAGAGCACGCTGGAAAAAAGTTTGCAGACGAACCATAACCTTTCTCTGAAAGAGTTCTATGTCCTTTATTTCCTGTCACAGGAAGCGGAGAAAAAGCTGAAACTCCAGGATCTGGAGGAAAAGGTCGGCTTAAGCCAAAGTGCTGTATCGAGATTGGTCAGCAAGTTTGAGGCGAAGGGCTGCGGAGCGTTGGAGCGGAATGTCTGCGAGCAGGATCGGCGGATCATCTATACGACCTTGACGAAAACTGGTGCGGCGAAACTGGATGCAGCGGCTGCGACAGTGGAACAGGTGCTCACGGAATCTTTCGCGGCGATGCCGATACAGGCGCTTTTCAAACTATCCGATAATCAGACTAAATAG
- a CDS encoding YtxH domain-containing protein, with translation MRSFMEGIVFGTVVGGLLGLLNTPRSGKENREKAKAYLEDNTLAVEDLNVSVQGLRNAIQSLTNEGLASVNSVSEEVAKSIESFTQQAQPRINRINDKIAVLTEDMEKVAASMESQMPAATDAPNQ, from the coding sequence ATGCGCTCATTTATGGAAGGAATAGTATTCGGTACGGTAGTCGGCGGTCTGCTTGGCTTGCTGAACACCCCCCGCAGCGGAAAAGAAAATCGCGAGAAAGCGAAAGCTTACCTTGAGGACAACACACTTGCGGTCGAAGACCTCAACGTAAGCGTCCAAGGTTTGCGCAATGCGATTCAATCATTGACCAACGAAGGGTTGGCTTCCGTCAACTCAGTTTCGGAGGAAGTCGCAAAATCGATTGAGAGCTTTACGCAACAGGCTCAACCCAGAATCAACCGCATAAACGATAAGATTGCAGTATTGACTGAAGATATGGAAAAAGTCGCTGCGAGCATGGAATCGCAAATGCCTGCAGCGACAGATGCACCCAATCAATAA